From the Sphingomonas sabuli genome, the window CTGTCGCGCGCCTACGAGGAGCTTGGCACCGATCATCCGGACGCGACCTTGTCCTGCGACAAGGGATTGCGCGACGTCGTTTCCCGGTTGGTGCTGCTGTTCGGCAGCGAACGCGGCATTCGCGCACTTGTCGAAACGCAGCCCGTCGACATGCCGGCGGAATCGTGCCGCGCGCTGATCCTCAGCTGTAGCGAACTGGTCATCAACGCGCTGAAATACGGCTATACCGGCGATCGCGGCGGGCACATCGCAATCTCCCTCGCACGGACGGCGACCGGTGCGGAGCTGGTCGTCGGCGACGATGGCGAAGGCAGCGCGGACCTGTGCACCGCGGGATCGGGCAGCCGGCTGCTCGACCAGTTCGGCGAGATGCTTGGTGCCCGCATCGATCGCGAGTCCGGGCCCGGCGGGCGCGGCCTTGTCGTCAGGATCGCCATCCCGGCCGACCATCTGGCCGCCGCAAGCCGTTAGCCGGCGATCGCCGGCCGCAGTCGGCGGTGCAGGTAATTTTCGTCGAAACCGGCAA encodes:
- a CDS encoding ATP-binding protein, producing MANAPPAPMPVFLDSPGPVAEVDLLEMFAPAEPAGPSACPVSSGPLWRADAIHRARNLAQLAMSLANVGSCPTRCWLTPKMAAEARALSRAYEELGTDHPDATLSCDKGLRDVVSRLVLLFGSERGIRALVETQPVDMPAESCRALILSCSELVINALKYGYTGDRGGHIAISLARTATGAELVVGDDGEGSADLCTAGSGSRLLDQFGEMLGARIDRESGPGGRGLVVRIAIPADHLAAASR